Proteins encoded in a region of the Bacillota bacterium genome:
- the map gene encoding type I methionyl aminopeptidase, with product MISLKSERELVMMRQAGKVVAEAIAEVERLVRPGVSTGELNARVESLMTHRGARPAFKGYHGYPASICTSVNHEIVHGIPGLKVLKEGDIISIDIGAEMNGYFADAAITLPVGEIDAVSRRLIETTAQALEAGIRQCTTDKRLSDISYAIQCVAETAGFSVVREYVGHGIGRAMHEDPQVPNYGRPGRGIKLSPGLVLAIEPMVNVGGYETNVLADNWTVVTKDGSRSAHFEHTVVITPRGPEILTRC from the coding sequence ATGATCAGTCTTAAATCGGAGCGTGAGCTTGTCATGATGCGGCAGGCCGGTAAGGTCGTGGCCGAGGCTATAGCCGAAGTCGAGCGCCTGGTGCGCCCCGGAGTAAGTACTGGCGAATTAAATGCTCGCGTCGAAAGCCTCATGACTCACCGGGGGGCGCGTCCTGCCTTTAAAGGGTACCACGGTTATCCTGCTAGCATTTGTACATCGGTAAACCATGAAATTGTACACGGTATTCCGGGTTTGAAAGTCCTAAAAGAGGGCGATATTATTAGCATCGATATCGGAGCGGAAATGAATGGGTATTTCGCTGATGCGGCCATTACCTTGCCCGTTGGGGAGATTGACGCCGTGTCGCGACGCTTAATCGAGACTACCGCTCAGGCTTTAGAGGCAGGCATCCGGCAGTGTACAACAGACAAGAGGCTGTCAGATATTTCATACGCCATTCAGTGCGTCGCTGAAACAGCCGGTTTTTCCGTGGTCCGCGAGTATGTGGGACATGGCATAGGCAGGGCCATGCACGAAGATCCCCAGGTGCCTAATTACGGGCGCCCAGGGCGGGGCATTAAACTGTCACCGGGTCTTGTCCTGGCTATTGAGCCTATGGTAAACGTCGGAGGTTATGAGACGAATGTGCTCGCCGATAACTGGACTGTCGTGACCAAGGATGGCAGTCGCAGTGCTCACTTTGAGCACACCGTGGTCATCACGCCACGTGGCCCTGAAATACTCACGAGATGCTGA
- the infA gene encoding translation initiation factor IF-1 has translation MTKRDDVIEVRGKVMEALPNAMFRVELDNGHKILAHVSGKIRINFIRILPGDTVTLELSPYDLTRGRIIYRYK, from the coding sequence TTGACTAAGCGCGATGATGTTATTGAGGTAAGAGGCAAGGTAATGGAAGCTTTGCCGAATGCTATGTTTAGAGTTGAACTTGACAACGGCCACAAGATCTTGGCTCACGTTTCCGGTAAGATTCGCATCAATTTTATCCGCATTCTGCCGGGGGATACAGTGACACTAGAGCTTTCACCATACGATTTAACCCGGGGACGCATCATCTACCGCTACAAGTAG
- the rpmJ gene encoding 50S ribosomal protein L36, producing the protein MKVKPSVKRMCEKCKLIRRKGRVMVICEEPRHKQAQG; encoded by the coding sequence ATGAAAGTCAAGCCTTCCGTCAAGCGTATGTGCGAAAAATGCAAATTGATTAGACGTAAAGGGCGTGTCATGGTTATCTGCGAGGAGCCTAGACACAAGCAAGCACAAGGATAG
- the rpsM gene encoding 30S ribosomal protein S13, whose amino-acid sequence MARIAGVDLPREKRVEIALTYIYGIGRSRSSDILAKTGVSPDTRVRDLTEEEVARLRETIDKGFPVEGDLRREVTASIKRLIEIGSYRGLRHRRGLPVRGQRTKTNARTRKGPRRTVGAKRK is encoded by the coding sequence ATGGCTCGTATCGCAGGTGTAGACCTGCCGAGGGAAAAGCGTGTTGAGATTGCACTCACCTACATTTACGGAATTGGCCGGAGTCGCTCGAGTGATATTCTCGCCAAGACTGGGGTGAGCCCTGACACTCGCGTGCGTGATCTGACCGAGGAAGAAGTAGCTCGGCTTAGAGAAACGATTGACAAAGGATTCCCTGTTGAAGGGGATTTGCGGCGCGAAGTTACTGCCAGCATCAAGAGACTTATCGAGATTGGTTCCTACCGTGGCTTGCGCCATCGCCGCGGTCTGCCTGTCCGTGGGCAGCGCACAAAGACTAATGCTCGCACCCGCAAGGGCCCACGCCGTACCGTCGGTGCGAAGCGTAAGTAG
- the rpsK gene encoding 30S ribosomal protein S11, which yields MAKRKTAAAKVKRRERKNVEFGVAHIMSTFNNTMVTITDKAGNTLSWSSAGNAGYKGSRKSTPFAAQIAAENCAKVAMDQGLREVEVHVKGPGSGREAAIRSLQAAGLEVSSIKDVTPVPHNGCRPPKRRRV from the coding sequence ATGGCAAAACGTAAAACAGCTGCAGCTAAAGTAAAGCGTCGCGAACGCAAAAACGTCGAGTTTGGCGTGGCGCATATTATGTCGACATTTAACAATACCATGGTGACCATTACGGACAAGGCCGGCAATACCTTATCCTGGTCATCGGCCGGTAATGCTGGCTACAAGGGTTCTCGTAAGAGTACGCCTTTCGCCGCGCAAATTGCTGCCGAAAACTGCGCCAAGGTAGCTATGGATCAAGGTTTGCGTGAAGTAGAAGTTCACGTTAAGGGCCCTGGTTCTGGTCGCGAGGCCGCAATTCGTAGCCTCCAGGCCGCTGGCCTCGAAGTAAGTTCTATTAAAGACGTAACCCCTGTACCACACAATGGTTGCCGGCCGCCTAAGCGGCGTCGCGTCTAG
- the rpsD gene encoding 30S ribosomal protein S4 — protein sequence MARYIGPVCRLCRREGTKLFLKGTRCYTGKCAIDRRGYAPGQHGQGRKKPTEYGIQLREKQKARRIYGVLERQFRRYFFTAAREKGITGERLLQLLELRLDNVVMRAGFADSRSQGRQLVRHGHFIVNGRRVNIPSYLVKQGDVIAVAEKSHKLVVFEGVADNMKGRRVVPWLLLEPQALRVSVTGLPKREDIDIPVREHLIVERYSR from the coding sequence ATGGCAAGATATATAGGTCCGGTATGCCGGCTCTGCAGACGCGAGGGAACAAAGCTTTTCTTAAAGGGCACTCGCTGCTATACAGGCAAGTGTGCCATTGACCGTCGCGGGTATGCGCCTGGCCAGCATGGACAAGGACGCAAGAAACCCACTGAGTATGGTATACAGCTGCGCGAAAAGCAAAAAGCCCGCCGCATTTACGGCGTTCTTGAGCGTCAGTTCCGTCGGTACTTCTTTACCGCAGCGCGGGAAAAGGGTATCACCGGCGAAAGACTGTTGCAGCTCCTTGAGCTAAGACTAGATAACGTAGTGATGCGGGCAGGTTTTGCCGATTCACGTAGCCAAGGTCGCCAACTAGTGCGCCATGGTCACTTTATCGTCAACGGACGCCGCGTCAATATTCCGTCCTACCTCGTAAAGCAAGGCGATGTAATCGCTGTAGCCGAAAAGAGCCACAAACTCGTTGTTTTTGAAGGGGTTGCCGACAACATGAAGGGGCGTCGGGTTGTGCCTTGGCTCCTTTTGGAGCCGCAAGCTCTCAGGGTAAGTGTCACTGGGCTGCCAAAGAGAGAAGACATCGATATTCCAGTACGCGAGCACCTTATTGTGGAGAGATATTCGAGATAG
- a CDS encoding DNA-directed RNA polymerase subunit alpha: protein MLELAMETPRVTRQEGTTTYGKFVVEPLQRGYGTTLGNALRRILLSSLPGAAVTSIKIEGVLHEFSTVPGVVEDVTDIVLNIKTLRLRIHSPGEKTLRIEKVGEGIVTAADIITDSDVDVLNPSLVIATLDKDARLFMEMTAIGGRGYKPAERNKKHQQPIGVIPVDSVFTPVTRVNYSVENTRVGQHTDYDKLILEVTTDGSLSPEEAVSVGAKIMSDHLHLFVSLTEKAESTKTLVDRAENIRDRIMEMAIEELDLSVRSFNCLKRAGINTVHELTSKTEDEMMKVRNLGKKSLEEVQHKLAELGLYLTKAEE from the coding sequence ATGTTAGAATTGGCAATGGAAACACCCAGGGTGACTCGCCAAGAAGGAACGACCACGTACGGCAAGTTTGTGGTGGAGCCGCTGCAGCGCGGTTATGGCACCACCTTAGGCAATGCCTTGCGTCGGATACTACTTTCTTCTCTACCCGGAGCTGCTGTCACCTCTATTAAGATCGAAGGCGTGTTGCACGAGTTTTCGACCGTGCCTGGCGTCGTTGAGGACGTGACCGACATCGTCTTAAACATTAAGACGCTGCGTTTGCGCATCCATTCGCCCGGAGAAAAAACTCTCCGCATTGAGAAGGTCGGCGAAGGCATAGTAACGGCAGCGGACATCATAACTGATTCCGATGTTGATGTTTTAAACCCTTCACTGGTTATTGCCACACTTGACAAGGACGCTCGACTGTTCATGGAAATGACGGCTATCGGGGGACGTGGGTACAAGCCTGCGGAGCGCAACAAGAAACATCAACAGCCCATAGGCGTCATACCAGTGGACTCAGTGTTCACGCCTGTTACAAGGGTCAACTACAGCGTCGAGAATACGCGCGTGGGCCAGCATACGGACTACGACAAGCTTATTCTAGAAGTCACGACGGATGGTAGTTTGAGCCCCGAAGAGGCCGTGAGTGTTGGCGCGAAAATAATGAGCGACCATCTGCACCTCTTTGTCAGTTTGACAGAGAAGGCGGAGTCTACCAAGACCTTGGTAGACAGGGCCGAGAACATTAGGGATCGCATTATGGAGATGGCCATAGAAGAACTAGATCTATCAGTTCGTTCCTTTAACTGCTTAAAGCGCGCTGGCATCAACACGGTCCACGAGCTCACGAGTAAGACAGAAGACGAAATGATGAAAGTACGCAACTTGGGTAAAAAGTCGTTAGAGGAAGTGCAGCACAAGCTCGCTGAACTTGGACTCTATCTTACTAAAGCCGAAGAGTAA
- the rplQ gene encoding 50S ribosomal protein L17: MSYRKLGRRTNHRRALLRNLATTLLRLGRMETTETRASEVQRISEKLITLGKRGDLHARRQALSYIFDEDVVTKLFTEIAPKYKDREGGYTRIMKSGVRRGDAAPQAIIELVE; the protein is encoded by the coding sequence ATGTCTTACCGCAAATTAGGGCGCAGAACTAATCACCGTCGCGCTTTGCTGCGCAACTTGGCAACTACTTTGTTGCGCTTAGGTCGCATGGAAACAACCGAGACCCGGGCCAGCGAAGTGCAGCGCATCAGTGAAAAGCTTATTACCTTGGGCAAGCGTGGCGATTTACATGCCCGCCGTCAGGCGTTGTCGTACATCTTTGATGAAGATGTAGTGACTAAGCTCTTTACAGAGATTGCGCCTAAGTACAAAGACCGCGAGGGTGGCTACACTCGCATCATGAAGTCAGGCGTGCGCCGCGGCGATGCGGCACCGCAGGCCATTATTGAGCTGGTGGAGTAA
- a CDS encoding energy-coupling factor transporter ATPase gives MTILEVEDLKHSYRGHEGDTVALAGVDLKVQQGEFVAVIGRNGSGKSTLAKHFNAILLPSGGRVLVEGLDTRDEALLWAVRQRVGMVFQHPDNQIVATIVEEDVAFGPENLGVPTQEIIERVDESLRQVGMEALRTHAPHLLSGGQKQRVAIAGVLAMRPKVIVLDEATAMLDPIGRAEVMNTILRLNKEQHMTAVLITHHMDEAVRADRVVVIDEGQVVLSGSPAEVFCQYELLESLGLDVPVATKLGIELERSGLPLPQHVLTAAQLVDELCQLN, from the coding sequence ATGACAATTCTCGAGGTAGAAGACCTCAAGCATAGCTATCGCGGACATGAGGGCGACACTGTTGCTCTCGCGGGAGTTGATTTAAAGGTGCAGCAGGGTGAATTTGTCGCGGTCATCGGTCGCAATGGCTCTGGCAAGAGCACGCTGGCCAAGCATTTTAACGCCATCCTGCTACCCTCTGGCGGGCGAGTACTAGTAGAGGGCCTCGACACGCGGGATGAGGCCCTCTTGTGGGCTGTGCGCCAAAGGGTAGGCATGGTTTTTCAGCACCCAGATAATCAGATTGTGGCTACCATTGTCGAAGAAGATGTCGCCTTTGGGCCAGAGAACCTTGGCGTACCGACCCAAGAGATTATCGAGCGTGTTGACGAGTCACTTCGCCAGGTCGGTATGGAAGCGCTACGCACCCATGCCCCCCACCTATTGTCTGGTGGGCAGAAGCAGCGTGTCGCCATCGCTGGGGTGTTGGCAATGCGCCCTAAGGTTATTGTGCTAGATGAGGCCACTGCCATGCTCGACCCCATCGGCCGGGCCGAAGTGATGAACACCATCCTGCGTCTCAACAAGGAGCAGCATATGACGGCGGTTCTAATAACCCACCACATGGACGAAGCAGTTAGAGCAGACCGTGTCGTGGTTATTGATGAGGGCCAGGTGGTGCTTTCTGGCTCGCCCGCAGAAGTCTTCTGCCAGTACGAGCTCCTCGAGTCCTTAGGTCTTGATGTACCTGTAGCCACGAAGCTGGGCATAGAACTGGAGAGGAGTGGGCTGCCTCTACCGCAACATGTTTTGACGGCAGCTCAGTTGGTCGACGAACTATGCCAATTAAACTAG
- a CDS encoding energy-coupling factor transporter ATPase — translation MPIKLEQVSFVYAEGSPFQQHALKDINLTINDGEFVGIIGQTGSGKSTLVQMLNGLLKPTSGTVTVNGLVTTAKGVKLKSLRQEVGLVFQFAEHQLFAESVAADVAFGPLNQGVPALELASRVDSAILTVGLPLEIKQRSPFELSGGQMRRVAIAGVLAMNPKVLILDEPTAGLDPRGRDEILARIRELHRERGITVILVSHSMEDVARLVDRLVVMHEGQVIHDAPPREVFAHGAALKAIGLGVPQATEVLQLLRQRGWAVPEVALTLEEARQAIAQAFGERRARA, via the coding sequence ATGCCAATTAAACTAGAACAGGTCAGCTTCGTCTATGCCGAGGGCAGCCCCTTTCAGCAGCACGCCTTGAAGGACATCAACTTGACCATTAATGACGGTGAGTTTGTCGGCATTATCGGGCAGACAGGCTCGGGCAAGTCCACCTTGGTGCAGATGCTAAACGGTTTGCTTAAGCCTACCTCTGGCACAGTCACCGTCAATGGTCTAGTGACTACCGCTAAGGGCGTCAAGTTAAAAAGCTTGCGACAGGAAGTCGGCCTAGTGTTTCAGTTCGCCGAGCATCAGTTGTTCGCCGAGTCCGTCGCGGCCGATGTGGCTTTTGGCCCCCTGAATCAGGGTGTGCCCGCGCTAGAGCTTGCCTCGCGTGTGGACAGCGCCATCTTGACTGTGGGCTTGCCACTTGAGATTAAGCAGCGCTCACCCTTTGAGTTATCTGGCGGGCAAATGCGGCGCGTGGCTATTGCTGGGGTCCTAGCCATGAACCCCAAGGTTCTTATTTTGGACGAGCCTACCGCGGGGCTAGACCCCCGCGGCCGCGATGAAATCCTAGCCCGCATCCGGGAGCTTCATCGCGAGCGCGGCATCACCGTGATCTTGGTTTCGCACAGCATGGAAGATGTGGCGCGCTTAGTCGATCGCCTTGTAGTCATGCACGAGGGACAAGTAATTCATGATGCCCCGCCACGCGAGGTCTTTGCGCATGGTGCGGCACTTAAGGCCATAGGTCTCGGCGTACCACAGGCTACCGAGGTGCTGCAACTACTGCGGCAGCGGGGTTGGGCGGTGCCAGAGGTAGCGTTGACCCTCGAAGAGGCGCGTCAGGCCATAGCCCAAGCCTTCGGCGAGAGGAGGGCGCGCGCTTGA
- a CDS encoding energy-coupling factor transporter transmembrane protein EcfT, translating to MSFSFIMVLFIVRGGWVTYGILGLAALLTILTAKLPLGMVARGLRPILIILSLTIVLHIFSTREGVVLFRWWFLAVYSGGINQGLLLAARLVLLVLSTSVLTLTTSPIALTDAIEYVLKPFKRVGLPAHELAMMMTIALRFIPTLIEEAEKIMKAQLARGADFESGGLMKRAKALLPLLIPLFISAFRRADELAMAMEARCYRGGDSRTKFKVLRYTMLDSYAWVLFAALSALALYVSYL from the coding sequence ATGTCCTTTAGCTTTATCATGGTGCTGTTTATTGTGCGTGGCGGCTGGGTGACTTATGGTATTTTAGGGCTGGCGGCCCTGCTCACCATCCTTACGGCCAAATTGCCTCTAGGCATGGTGGCACGTGGCTTGCGCCCCATTCTCATCATCTTGTCACTGACCATAGTCCTGCACATTTTTTCTACGCGTGAGGGTGTCGTGCTCTTTAGATGGTGGTTCCTCGCGGTCTACTCCGGTGGCATCAATCAGGGCTTGCTCTTGGCCGCACGGCTAGTGCTCCTAGTGTTATCGACCTCGGTACTAACCCTGACGACTTCACCTATTGCTCTCACCGACGCCATTGAATATGTCTTGAAACCATTTAAAAGAGTGGGCTTGCCGGCACATGAGTTAGCCATGATGATGACCATTGCCTTGCGGTTTATTCCTACCCTTATTGAAGAAGCCGAGAAGATAATGAAGGCACAGTTAGCGCGCGGCGCAGACTTTGAGAGCGGTGGCCTTATGAAAAGAGCCAAAGCCCTTTTGCCCCTCCTCATACCTCTCTTTATCTCGGCCTTTAGGCGGGCGGATGAGCTGGCTATGGCCATGGAGGCGCGGTGCTATCGTGGCGGGGACAGCAGAACTAAGTTTAAAGTGCTGCGCTACACCATGCTTGACAGCTACGCTTGGGTGCTTTTCGCGGCACTCTCTGCCCTAGCTCTATATGTGAGTTATCTCTAA
- the truA gene encoding tRNA pseudouridine(38-40) synthase TruA, which translates to MNLKLVIEYDGTDFCGWQLQPGQRSVQGEMENAIAALTGQTVRLHGAGRTDSGVHALAQVANCQLETKIPPGRFAAALNPLLPSDVKVLSAEAVSDSWHARFSAQGKVYVYRLLLSPSPRPLARHRAYRLPPNLDLDAIERALPLFVGRHDFRAFAAKGSSALTTERTITRAELTRRGEQCDLVFSGDGFLYHMVRIIVGDLVSVALGKLTIQDIASALATGYRSRPPVTAPAQGLYLVEVIYDDEPLC; encoded by the coding sequence ATGAATCTTAAACTGGTTATTGAGTATGACGGTACGGACTTCTGTGGCTGGCAGCTCCAGCCAGGGCAACGCTCGGTGCAGGGCGAGATGGAGAACGCCATTGCCGCCCTCACCGGTCAGACAGTTAGGCTGCACGGGGCAGGTAGAACGGATAGTGGTGTACACGCCCTGGCTCAAGTAGCTAACTGCCAGCTAGAGACGAAGATTCCCCCCGGGCGTTTTGCCGCCGCACTCAATCCGCTCCTGCCTAGTGACGTCAAGGTGTTGTCAGCCGAGGCCGTCAGTGATAGCTGGCATGCCCGCTTCTCGGCGCAGGGCAAGGTGTATGTTTACCGGCTTCTTTTGTCGCCGTCGCCGCGCCCGCTCGCTAGGCACCGCGCCTACCGTCTGCCCCCAAACCTTGACCTAGACGCCATAGAGCGTGCCTTGCCTCTCTTTGTCGGCCGCCACGATTTTCGTGCCTTTGCCGCCAAAGGAAGTAGTGCTTTGACGACGGAGCGCACGATTACTAGGGCGGAGCTTACTAGGCGGGGAGAACAATGCGACCTCGTCTTTAGCGGGGACGGATTTCTCTACCACATGGTGCGTATCATAGTAGGCGACCTCGTTAGTGTCGCCCTGGGCAAGCTGACGATCCAGGACATTGCCTCCGCCCTTGCCACCGGCTACCGCTCGCGCCCGCCCGTCACGGCCCCCGCGCAGGGTTTGTACTTGGTAGAAGTTATCTACGATGACGAGCCCTTATGTTGA
- the rplM gene encoding 50S ribosomal protein L13, with protein MRSTYIAKEGEVERKWWVVDATGQSLGRLASEVAAILRGKLKPEFTPHLDTGDFVIVINADKVVLTGKKLQQKMYNRHSGYPGGFRATSYDVLMKTKPEFVIEKAVKGMLPHNRLGRAQGKKIKVYQGTEHPHAAQLPEVWTMRG; from the coding sequence ATGCGTAGCACTTACATCGCCAAAGAAGGTGAAGTGGAGCGGAAGTGGTGGGTAGTTGATGCTACCGGCCAGTCACTCGGACGCCTCGCCAGTGAGGTTGCTGCTATTCTCCGCGGCAAATTGAAACCCGAGTTTACCCCCCACCTTGACACTGGCGATTTTGTTATCGTTATTAATGCCGACAAAGTCGTACTGACAGGAAAGAAACTGCAGCAAAAGATGTACAATCGCCACTCTGGCTATCCGGGGGGTTTTCGCGCCACGAGTTACGACGTGTTGATGAAGACCAAGCCCGAATTCGTCATCGAAAAGGCTGTTAAAGGCATGCTGCCACATAACCGCCTCGGCCGTGCCCAGGGTAAGAAGATTAAAGTCTACCAGGGCACAGAACATCCCCACGCCGCACAATTGCCCGAAGTTTGGACCATGAGAGGTTAG
- the rpsI gene encoding 30S ribosomal protein S9 encodes MATLQYRGTGRRKTSVARVRLVPGSGNIVINRKGIDDYFGLETLKLIVRQPLVLTNTTGSYDVIALVHGGGVSGQAGAIRHGIARALIVVDAAMRPTLKKAGLLTRDPRMVERKKYGLKKARRAPQFSKR; translated from the coding sequence TTGGCTACACTACAATATCGCGGCACAGGTCGCCGGAAGACGTCCGTGGCAAGAGTTCGTCTAGTGCCTGGCTCGGGGAACATCGTCATCAATCGCAAAGGCATCGATGACTACTTCGGGCTAGAGACGCTCAAGCTAATTGTGCGTCAACCCCTCGTCCTAACCAATACCACTGGTAGCTACGATGTCATCGCCTTAGTGCATGGCGGTGGTGTTTCTGGGCAGGCGGGGGCCATTAGACATGGTATCGCCCGTGCTCTCATCGTTGTCGACGCGGCCATGCGTCCCACACTCAAGAAAGCGGGACTCTTAACGCGTGACCCCCGTATGGTTGAGCGCAAAAAGTACGGCTTGAAAAAAGCTCGTCGTGCACCCCAATTCTCCAAACGTTAA
- the cwlD gene encoding N-acetylmuramoyl-L-alanine amidase CwlD, whose product MLRRLLFLLLSLVVLLGPLFLVNTSRPVATICTPLADKVIAVDPGHGGVDPGAIGPDGLLEKDIVLDIALRLRTLLQSAGATVVMTRETDIDLSDAALGRQYSKRKRQDLQRRVKLINDSNARVLISIHVNSMASARWSGAQVFYHQDAPESRRLAETIQYVLREHLQNTTRQIATGDFYITRVSACTAVLVEVGFISNPTEARLLASADYRAQLAAAIFGGLLHYWHQP is encoded by the coding sequence GTGTTAAGACGTTTATTGTTCTTGCTGTTATCCCTCGTCGTCTTGCTGGGGCCTCTGTTTCTCGTTAATACTTCGCGCCCAGTGGCCACCATTTGCACTCCTCTCGCAGACAAAGTAATCGCCGTTGACCCAGGTCACGGTGGCGTCGACCCCGGGGCTATTGGTCCGGACGGCCTGCTAGAGAAAGACATAGTGCTAGACATTGCCCTCAGGCTACGTACGCTGCTACAGTCTGCCGGTGCTACCGTGGTGATGACTAGGGAGACTGACATAGACTTAAGTGATGCGGCACTTGGGCGGCAGTACTCGAAGCGTAAGCGCCAAGACTTACAGCGGCGGGTAAAGCTCATTAACGACAGTAATGCTAGAGTGCTGATCTCGATTCATGTTAATAGTATGGCCTCCGCGCGTTGGTCGGGGGCGCAGGTCTTTTATCATCAGGATGCCCCCGAAAGCCGGCGCTTGGCGGAGACGATTCAGTACGTCCTGCGCGAACATTTGCAGAACACCACGCGCCAGATAGCCACAGGCGACTTCTATATAACGCGCGTGAGTGCCTGCACAGCGGTACTAGTGGAGGTGGGGTTCATTTCTAACCCCACGGAGGCCAGACTGTTGGCGAGCGCAGATTATCGGGCGCAGCTGGCCGCGGCGATATTTGGCGGTCTCTTACACTACTGGCACCAGCCCTAG
- a CDS encoding NADP-binding protein, with protein sequence MAKVKVILWGLGAMGGGMARLLLQKQGVEIVGAIDLHPDKVGKSLGTVLGGSALDITVKGDAAEVIVPGAADIVLVSTGSFTREVFPQLELVAKAKMNCITIAEEMAYPQAQEPELGAKLDKMFKQAGVSLLGTGINPGFVLDSLIIALTGVCTHVESIKAVRINDLSPFGPTVMRTQGVGTTLADFNAGIASGNIVGHVGFPESISLIAAALGLKIDRIEEVKEAIVSHTYRETPHVKVEPGMVAGCKHIAYAYSGDKLVITLEHPQQVRPETEQIETGDYIFVTGTPNINMAIKPEIPGGIGTIAMTVNMIPAVINAAPGLRTMSDLPIPRALMGDISQLVEASKGC encoded by the coding sequence ATGGCTAAGGTAAAAGTGATTCTCTGGGGTCTAGGAGCAATGGGTGGTGGCATGGCTAGGCTACTACTGCAAAAACAGGGGGTGGAGATTGTCGGGGCTATCGACCTTCATCCCGACAAGGTGGGAAAATCGCTAGGGACGGTTCTTGGCGGTTCAGCGCTCGACATCACAGTCAAGGGCGACGCCGCCGAGGTAATCGTCCCCGGGGCCGCAGACATTGTCTTGGTCTCTACCGGTTCTTTCACTCGCGAGGTCTTTCCGCAACTTGAGCTCGTCGCCAAGGCCAAGATGAACTGTATCACCATCGCTGAAGAAATGGCCTACCCACAGGCGCAAGAGCCCGAGCTAGGGGCAAAGCTAGACAAGATGTTTAAGCAAGCAGGCGTTTCATTGCTCGGCACCGGCATTAACCCCGGTTTTGTGCTCGACTCGCTCATCATCGCTTTAACAGGGGTATGCACCCATGTCGAGAGCATTAAGGCTGTGCGCATTAATGACCTCTCGCCCTTTGGTCCCACAGTAATGCGCACCCAAGGCGTAGGCACCACTCTAGCCGACTTTAATGCTGGTATTGCCTCTGGCAACATCGTCGGCCATGTCGGCTTTCCGGAATCCATTAGCCTTATCGCTGCGGCACTTGGCCTTAAAATAGACCGCATTGAAGAAGTTAAAGAGGCCATCGTCTCACACACCTATCGCGAAACGCCCCATGTAAAAGTAGAGCCGGGCATGGTCGCTGGCTGCAAGCATATTGCCTATGCCTACAGTGGGGACAAGTTGGTCATTACACTCGAGCATCCGCAGCAAGTAAGGCCCGAAACAGAGCAGATTGAGACTGGAGACTATATTTTTGTCACCGGCACACCCAATATCAACATGGCCATAAAGCCTGAGATTCCAGGTGGCATCGGCACCATAGCCATGACCGTGAATATGATTCCGGCCGTAATTAATGCCGCGCCTGGGCTACGCACTATGTCTGACCTACCCATTCCGCGCGCTCTCATGGGGGATATCAGCCAATTGGTGGAGGCGAGCAAGGGGTGTTAA
- a CDS encoding 2-amino-4-ketopentanoate thiolase, with protein sequence MTPAERAEQLPESSKTVPVVARVKGFAMASVALGAELSVKTLSGRTLSGTLVDLEPVHTHSFGRPQPLLLAIGGFLREELRS encoded by the coding sequence ATGACCCCCGCTGAGCGGGCCGAGCAGCTGCCCGAAAGTAGCAAGACAGTGCCCGTGGTGGCCAGAGTAAAAGGCTTTGCCATGGCTAGTGTCGCGCTAGGGGCAGAGCTAAGCGTTAAGACGCTATCGGGACGTACTCTGTCGGGGACCTTAGTCGATTTGGAGCCCGTCCATACGCATAGTTTTGGGCGGCCGCAGCCTTTACTTTTGGCCATTGGTGGCTTCCTGCGGGAGGAACTGCGGTCATGA